Proteins co-encoded in one Patescibacteria group bacterium genomic window:
- a CDS encoding NAD-dependent epimerase/dehydratase family protein, with protein sequence MRNKKILITGGAGFIGSNLSDKLIRLGNEVVVVDDLSTGKKEYIDCKAKFYQVDIRSKKISEIFKKESLKRKIDFVFHLAAQIDVRKSIENSNFDNEINVLGGLNILENCYRHKIKKIIFSSSGGAVYGDASIIPTAEDYLPEPISPYGIHKLTFEKYLNYYYKVYGQKYISLRFSNVYGPHQFKGGEAGVIAIFINNAINNKKSIINGNGLQTRDFIYVGDVVKSLIDSAKSDYVGEINIGATVETNLLQMVEIIELILDCKIKKQFSPAKKGEQMRSCLNCGKAKKVLKWEAETKLEDGIRQTIKWSKK encoded by the coding sequence ATGAGAAATAAAAAAATTTTAATAACTGGCGGAGCGGGGTTTATTGGTTCTAATTTGTCTGATAAATTAATCAGATTAGGGAATGAAGTGGTTGTTGTTGACGATTTATCAACTGGCAAAAAGGAGTATATTGATTGTAAGGCAAAATTTTATCAAGTTGATATTCGTTCTAAAAAAATAAGCGAAATATTTAAAAAAGAATCTTTAAAGAGAAAAATTGATTTTGTTTTTCATTTGGCGGCGCAAATTGATGTTAGAAAATCAATAGAGAATTCAAATTTTGATAATGAGATAAATGTTTTGGGCGGATTAAATATTTTAGAAAATTGCTATCGGCATAAAATTAAAAAAATAATTTTTTCTTCCAGCGGAGGCGCGGTTTACGGCGATGCAAGCATAATTCCCACAGCAGAAGATTATTTGCCAGAACCGATTTCTCCTTATGGAATTCATAAATTAACTTTTGAGAAATATTTAAATTATTATTACAAAGTTTACGGTCAAAAATATATCTCTTTGCGTTTTAGCAATGTTTACGGTCCGCACCAATTTAAGGGAGGAGAAGCGGGAGTAATCGCCATTTTTATCAACAACGCGATTAACAATAAAAAAAGTATAATTAATGGCAATGGTCTGCAAACAAGGGATTTTATATATGTTGGCGATGTAGTTAAGTCCCTTATAGATTCCGCTAAATCTGATTATGTTGGAGAGATTAATATCGGCGCTACGGTTGAGACTAATCTTTTGCAAATGGTTGAGATTATAGAATTAATCTTGGATTGTAAAATTAAAAAACAATTTAGCCCAGCTAAAAAAGGAGAACAGATGAGAAGTTGTTTGAATTGCGGTAAAGCTAAAAAAGTTTTAAAATGGGAAGCTGAAACAAAGTTAGAAGATGGAATCAGACAAACAATTAAGTGGTCAAAAAAATAA
- the ftsZ gene encoding cell division protein FtsZ, whose translation MAQIKPEVESFAKIKVIGVGGSGGNAISRMLACKIQGVDFVAINTDAQDLHHVKAPEKVHIGKNLTKGLGSGMNPEVGRQAAEENRDEIHEVVKGADMVFIACGMGGGTGTGAAPIIAEAAKDSGALTVAVVTKPFSFEGKQRARFAEEGIAQLKDRVDTLITIPNDKLLSVIDHKTSLLNAFSIVDDVLRQAVQGISDLVVTPGIVNVDFADIKAIMQDAGSALMGIGRASGEDRAVEAAKAAINSPLLEVSIDGAKGVLFNVSGGPDLTMTEINEAAKIITESIDPDAKVIFGAVMDDKLKKGEIKITVIATNFEDAMKKPADSRIQDISRVNRGEERKVDEKRPTLGSAQKVISEDDQESEWDVPAFIRRKMK comes from the coding sequence ATGGCTCAAATCAAACCTGAGGTGGAGAGTTTTGCTAAAATTAAAGTGATTGGCGTCGGCGGCAGTGGCGGAAACGCTATTTCAAGAATGTTGGCTTGTAAAATTCAAGGCGTTGATTTTGTGGCGATTAACACGGATGCCCAGGATTTGCATCATGTCAAGGCGCCGGAAAAAGTTCACATTGGCAAAAATTTAACCAAAGGACTTGGCTCGGGCATGAATCCAGAAGTGGGTCGTCAGGCAGCGGAAGAAAATAGAGACGAAATTCATGAAGTGGTTAAGGGCGCCGATATGGTTTTTATCGCTTGTGGCATGGGCGGAGGAACGGGCACGGGTGCGGCTCCGATTATCGCGGAGGCGGCGAAGGACTCGGGCGCTTTGACTGTGGCAGTGGTGACTAAGCCATTTTCTTTTGAAGGAAAACAAAGAGCGCGATTCGCGGAAGAGGGCATTGCTCAGCTTAAAGACAGAGTTGATACTTTAATTACTATTCCTAATGACAAACTTCTTTCGGTGATTGACCATAAAACATCGCTTTTGAACGCGTTTTCAATTGTTGACGATGTTTTAAGACAAGCGGTTCAGGGAATTTCCGATTTGGTCGTGACGCCAGGTATTGTTAATGTTGATTTCGCCGATATTAAGGCGATTATGCAAGACGCTGGTTCGGCTTTAATGGGAATTGGACGGGCTTCTGGTGAGGACAGAGCGGTTGAAGCGGCGAAAGCGGCGATCAATTCTCCTCTTTTGGAGGTTTCTATTGACGGAGCCAAGGGAGTGCTTTTCAATGTGAGCGGCGGTCCTGATTTGACAATGACCGAAATCAACGAGGCGGCCAAAATTATTACGGAGTCAATTGACCCCGACGCGAAAGTTATTTTTGGAGCGGTCATGGATGATAAATTAAAAAAGGGTGAAATTAAGATTACGGTGATCGCCACCAATTTTGAGGACGCGATGAAAAAGCCGGCTGATTCGAGAATTCAAGATATTTCAAGAGTTAACAGAGGAGAGGAAAGGAAAGTGGATGAAAAAAGACCAACGCTCGGTAGCGCGCAAAAAGTTATTTCCGAAGACGATCAAGAGAGCGAATGGGATGTTCCAGCCTTTATCAGACGGAAAATGAAATAG
- the ftsA gene encoding cell division protein FtsA has product MTKDTIIVGLDVGTCFIRVIVAKAGAGQAKPQIIGVGQAPSFGLRKGVVVDIEETVKNISEAVQNAERSSGISIERVTVGVSGNHIISKTNKGVVAVSRADKEVSREDVNRAVNAASTISIAQNREILHVIPRCFSVDNQCGISDPTGMTGVRLDVDALLIEGAIPFMKNLTKCVTEAGLEIEEMVLAPLAASRAALNKRQKELGVLSLDLGGGTAGMTVFEEGNIIHSCVLPVGSAHITNDIAIGLRGSIDLAEKVKLEYGSALSAEISKKDNIDLSKLGLEEKGIIPRIEVVKIIEARMSEILELANKELKIIDRQGLLPAGIVFVGGGAKMPSLVDLAKDELKLPAQIGFPSEMEGVVDEVDDPAFATAVGLVLWSIDKRAKNGGWGLSSPGISIGGTVGKLKGWMRDFLP; this is encoded by the coding sequence ATGACTAAAGATACTATTATCGTTGGTTTGGATGTTGGGACTTGCTTTATTCGCGTGATTGTGGCTAAGGCGGGGGCTGGGCAGGCGAAACCGCAAATTATTGGCGTTGGCCAGGCGCCGTCTTTTGGTTTGCGAAAAGGCGTGGTGGTTGATATTGAAGAGACGGTCAAAAATATTAGCGAGGCCGTTCAAAACGCCGAACGGAGCAGTGGTATTTCCATTGAACGGGTGACGGTTGGAGTAAGCGGCAATCATATTATTTCTAAAACAAACAAGGGCGTGGTGGCTGTTTCCAGGGCTGACAAAGAGGTTTCAAGAGAAGATGTTAATCGGGCGGTTAACGCCGCTTCAACTATTTCCATCGCGCAGAACAGAGAAATTCTTCATGTTATTCCGCGCTGTTTTTCGGTTGACAATCAGTGCGGCATCAGCGACCCAACTGGAATGACAGGCGTGCGGTTAGATGTGGACGCGTTATTAATTGAAGGGGCGATTCCCTTTATGAAAAACTTAACGAAGTGCGTAACGGAGGCGGGGCTGGAAATAGAAGAGATGGTTTTGGCTCCTTTGGCCGCCAGTCGCGCCGCGTTAAATAAAAGACAGAAAGAATTGGGCGTTTTATCTTTGGACTTGGGCGGAGGAACGGCGGGCATGACGGTTTTTGAAGAGGGCAACATTATTCATAGTTGCGTTTTGCCTGTTGGTTCGGCTCATATTACCAATGACATCGCGATCGGTTTAAGAGGAAGTATTGATTTGGCGGAAAAGGTTAAATTGGAATATGGCTCGGCCTTGTCGGCTGAAATTAGCAAAAAGGACAACATTGATTTGTCCAAATTGGGGCTAGAAGAAAAAGGAATAATTCCGCGCATAGAAGTGGTTAAAATTATTGAGGCGCGAATGAGCGAAATTTTGGAGTTAGCCAACAAGGAATTGAAAATTATTGACCGACAAGGGCTTTTGCCGGCAGGCATTGTTTTTGTGGGGGGCGGGGCTAAAATGCCGAGTTTGGTTGATTTGGCGAAAGATGAATTGAAATTGCCGGCGCAAATTGGTTTTCCTTCGGAAATGGAAGGCGTTGTTGACGAAGTGGACGACCCCGCTTTCGCGACGGCTGTTGGTTTAGTGCTTTGGAGCATAGATAAGCGCGCCAAAAACGGAGGATGGGGGCTTTCGTCTCCGGGAATTTCCATTGGTGGGACAGTCGGAAAGCTCAAGGGCTGGATGCGCGATTTTCTCCCTTAA
- the ybeY gene encoding rRNA maturation RNase YbeY, producing the protein MLEIHNFTQNEIDENFLAKIAARALEFMAKKKGLSGLLKEEVEISLAIVGEGRIRKLNKMYRGKNRATDVLSFDNKSVLPYLAKAFPRLKKGDDMFFANSPDGVKRLGEIIICYPYAKKQAKRAEHSLEKELTILLIHGILHLLGYKHEKDIEKAEEMEKIEGEILKVISF; encoded by the coding sequence AAATACATAACTTTACTCAAAATGAAATAGACGAGAATTTTTTAGCAAAAATAGCGGCAAGAGCGCTGGAATTCATGGCGAAGAAAAAGGGCTTATCTGGTTTGCTGAAGGAGGAGGTGGAAATAAGTTTGGCTATTGTTGGCGAGGGGAGGATAAGGAAGTTGAATAAGATGTATCGGGGGAAGAATAGGGCGACTGATGTTTTGTCTTTTGACAATAAATCGGTTTTGCCTTATTTAGCGAAGGCGTTTCCGCGATTAAAAAAAGGCGATGATATGTTTTTTGCCAATTCGCCAGACGGAGTGAAGCGGTTGGGCGAGATTATTATTTGCTATCCTTACGCTAAAAAACAGGCGAAACGCGCGGAGCATTCTCTTGAAAAAGAACTGACTATTTTGTTAATTCATGGTATACTTCATTTGCTCGGATATAAGCATGAAAAAGATATAGAAAAAGCGGAAGAAATGGAGAAAATAGAAGGGGAAATATTGAAAGTTATTAGTTTTTGA